Proteins encoded by one window of Dialister pneumosintes:
- a CDS encoding CRISPR-associated endonuclease Cas1, whose translation MSWRTVVVTRRAKVSYSLGYMVIRGEETHRIFMDEIQTVLLESTAISLTTSWLNQCMQRKIKIIFCDEKRNPRGELISYAGSCDASRCLRKQIAWSPARKEQVWQRIVSEKIRKQAEVLFLYIERYRI comes from the coding sequence ATGAGTTGGAGAACGGTGGTTGTAACACGGCGTGCCAAGGTGAGTTACAGTTTAGGATATATGGTGATTCGTGGAGAAGAAACTCATCGTATCTTTATGGATGAGATTCAAACGGTTTTGTTAGAGTCGACGGCTATATCCTTGACGACCTCTTGGTTGAATCAGTGTATGCAACGAAAAATTAAAATTATTTTTTGTGATGAAAAACGAAATCCTCGAGGAGAACTGATTTCTTATGCAGGAAGTTGTGATGCGAGTCGTTGTCTTCGAAAGCAAATTGCATGGAGTCCGGCACGGAAAGAACAGGTATGGCAGCGGATTGTAAGTGAGAAAATACGAAAGCAGGCAGAAGTACTTTTTCTTTATATAGAGAGATATAGAATCTGA
- the ileS gene encoding isoleucine--tRNA ligase: MDYSKTLHLPETEFPMRGNLPQKEPGFVEMWQHMNLHQKRLDKRRKEGAPSFVLHDGPPYANGKIHIGHALNKTLKDIIVRYKYMTGYAPHYVPGWDTHGLPIEYAVLKESGEDRAKMTPLELRQKCLAYAKKWVEVQKKDFIRMGVLGTWEHPYVTFDPHLEAKQIEIFGEMAEKGYIYKGKKAVYWCPHCETALAEAEIEYKDRKSPSIYVKFPALDIGDLAPQGVSKDKLFAVIWTTTPWTIPANQHISVNPKFIYVWVHNIDADEYYLMNKELAPKALADCKIENYEFVGADMLGQDWDMKTFTHPLYPERVVHILEGNHVTLDAGTGCVHTAPGHGIEDFEVHKKYENEGRIHQDIICPVDNKGRMMEEVGLGLVGKTVWEAEGPIISLLAHAGRLLGKKSIHHSYPHCWRCKNPVIYRATEQWFASINDFRQQALKAVDETTFYPSWGHDRLYNMIRDRQDWCISRQRSWGVPIPAFFCEDTGEYVITKETTESVRKIIEKEGSGAWWKYTAEELLPEGFAKGRKFRKEMDIMDVWFDSGSSWNGVLNQPKPEWEGASYPCDLYLEGSDQHRGWFHSSLLTSVAVNGHAPYKAVLTHGFTVDGEGRKMSKSVGNVVAPQDIIDKYGADVMRLWISSVEYQNDVRLSPQIIKSMSDVYRKIRNTFRYLLGNLNDFDPVNDVVPYEEMDELDRWALLRLEQIKEEVTHACEQYQFHVMYHAVHNFCTVDLSAIYLDILKDRLYTENADSVLRRSAQTAMYEILNTLVRIMAPFICFTAEEVWQAMPQVEGKEESVHLADWPTMKPEHVDSSLAAKWEKRLQFRTDVMKALENARATKLIGHPLDADLTIYAEGDAYETLADMGDFLADFFIVSTATLVGDVSKAPDNAFINEDGVRVVVTPSTREKCERCWKHVPSVGSDAEHPHVCARCARVLHKK; the protein is encoded by the coding sequence ATGGATTACAGCAAGACTTTGCATTTGCCGGAAACAGAATTTCCCATGCGAGGCAATCTTCCACAGAAAGAACCCGGATTTGTGGAAATGTGGCAGCATATGAATTTACATCAAAAACGTTTAGATAAGAGAAGAAAAGAAGGAGCACCGTCTTTTGTACTTCATGACGGACCTCCTTATGCTAATGGTAAAATTCATATTGGGCATGCATTAAATAAAACCTTGAAAGATATTATCGTTCGTTATAAATATATGACCGGATATGCACCGCATTATGTGCCGGGATGGGATACACATGGGCTTCCTATTGAATATGCCGTTTTGAAAGAATCCGGTGAAGATAGAGCGAAAATGACTCCCTTAGAACTTAGACAAAAATGTCTTGCTTATGCGAAAAAATGGGTAGAGGTGCAGAAAAAAGATTTTATTCGTATGGGCGTTCTTGGTACTTGGGAACATCCTTATGTGACTTTTGATCCGCATTTAGAAGCCAAACAGATTGAAATTTTCGGAGAAATGGCAGAAAAAGGATATATTTATAAAGGTAAGAAGGCGGTATATTGGTGTCCTCATTGCGAAACGGCTTTAGCAGAAGCGGAAATTGAATATAAAGATAGAAAATCTCCTTCTATTTATGTAAAATTTCCTGCATTGGATATAGGCGATTTGGCACCACAAGGTGTATCCAAAGACAAATTATTTGCTGTGATTTGGACAACTACGCCTTGGACTATTCCTGCCAATCAACATATCAGTGTGAATCCGAAGTTTATCTATGTATGGGTACACAACATAGATGCAGATGAGTATTATTTGATGAACAAAGAATTGGCGCCTAAAGCTCTTGCCGATTGTAAGATTGAAAATTATGAATTTGTAGGGGCGGATATGCTTGGGCAAGATTGGGATATGAAGACCTTTACACATCCTTTATATCCGGAACGTGTCGTACATATTTTAGAAGGTAATCATGTTACTTTAGATGCCGGTACCGGTTGTGTTCATACCGCACCGGGACATGGTATCGAAGACTTTGAAGTACATAAGAAGTATGAAAATGAAGGGCGTATTCATCAAGATATTATTTGTCCTGTGGATAATAAAGGTCGCATGATGGAAGAAGTCGGATTGGGCTTAGTGGGGAAAACCGTTTGGGAAGCGGAAGGACCTATTATTTCTTTATTAGCTCATGCAGGTCGCTTACTTGGTAAGAAATCTATTCATCACTCTTATCCGCATTGTTGGCGTTGTAAGAATCCGGTTATTTATCGTGCAACGGAACAGTGGTTTGCATCCATTAATGATTTCCGGCAACAAGCATTAAAGGCGGTGGATGAAACGACATTCTATCCGTCTTGGGGACATGACCGTTTATATAATATGATTCGTGATCGTCAAGATTGGTGTATTTCTCGTCAGCGTTCTTGGGGTGTTCCGATTCCGGCATTCTTCTGTGAAGATACAGGAGAATATGTGATTACTAAGGAAACTACGGAATCTGTAAGAAAGATTATTGAAAAAGAAGGTAGTGGTGCATGGTGGAAGTATACAGCGGAAGAGCTTTTACCGGAAGGATTCGCTAAGGGACGTAAGTTTAGAAAAGAAATGGATATCATGGATGTATGGTTTGATTCCGGTTCTTCTTGGAATGGTGTTCTTAATCAACCGAAACCGGAATGGGAAGGGGCAAGCTACCCTTGCGATTTATACTTGGAAGGTTCCGATCAACATCGTGGATGGTTCCATAGTTCTCTTTTAACCTCTGTAGCGGTTAATGGTCATGCACCATATAAGGCGGTATTAACGCATGGATTTACTGTTGATGGCGAAGGCCGTAAGATGAGTAAGTCTGTAGGAAATGTCGTTGCACCACAAGATATTATCGATAAGTATGGTGCCGATGTTATGCGACTTTGGATTTCTTCCGTAGAATATCAGAATGATGTTCGTCTTTCTCCACAAATTATTAAGAGTATGAGCGATGTATATCGTAAGATTAGAAATACATTCCGCTATCTCTTGGGGAATTTAAATGATTTTGATCCTGTAAACGATGTAGTACCTTATGAAGAAATGGACGAACTCGATCGTTGGGCACTTCTTCGTTTGGAACAGATTAAGGAAGAAGTTACTCATGCTTGTGAACAATATCAGTTCCATGTAATGTATCATGCCGTTCATAATTTCTGTACGGTAGATTTATCAGCTATCTATTTAGATATTTTAAAAGACCGCCTTTACACAGAAAATGCTGACTCGGTACTTCGTCGTAGTGCACAAACTGCCATGTACGAAATTTTAAATACATTAGTTCGCATCATGGCTCCGTTTATTTGTTTTACGGCAGAAGAAGTATGGCAAGCTATGCCGCAAGTAGAAGGTAAAGAAGAGAGTGTTCATTTGGCAGATTGGCCGACCATGAAACCGGAACATGTAGATTCTTCTTTAGCGGCTAAATGGGAAAAGAGATTGCAGTTCCGTACCGATGTGATGAAAGCATTAGAAAATGCTCGTGCAACCAAGTTAATCGGGCATCCGTTGGATGCAGATTTGACTATCTATGCAGAGGGGGATGCTTATGAAACGTTGGCAGATATGGGAGATTTCTTAGCAGATTTCTTTATCGTATCTACTGCGACTTTGGTAGGAGATGTTTCTAAAGCACCGGATAATGCATTTATCAATGAAGACGGCGTACGTGTAGTGGTTACTCCAAGTACTCGAGAAAAATGTGAACGTTGTTGGAAACATGTTCCGTCCGTAGGTAGTGATGCGGAACATCCTCATGTATGTGCACGTTGTGCTCGTGTATTACATAAAAAATAA
- the cas9 gene encoding type II CRISPR RNA-guided endonuclease Cas9 (Cas9, originally named Csn1, is the large, multifunctional signature protein of type II CRISPR/Cas systems. It is well known even to general audiences because its RNA-guided endonuclease activity has made it a popular tool for custom editing of eukaryotic genomes.) has translation MDTAKTNKQPYYIGLDMGTSSVGWAVTDASYNVVKKHGKALWGVRLFEEAQTAADRRLHRTARRRIQRRKQRLALLQELFAKEICKVDPGFFIRLHESRLWQEDKSIDQPNTLFNDEDFDDKAYHKAYPTIYHLRYALMTENKSFDVRLVYLAIHHIIKHRGHFLLENYDLSNQETSGFDESYIALTNAIKELLQKEIPVGHVEKIQIILKDKSLSKREKTEKILQVWDVIKDKQLKEVVQLICGGTANLSTLFMDESLKEALKVFEIKDSKISFSTAVYEEKESDLQSVLEQRFDLVYAAKMLYDWSLLAELMGDRKTLSEAKIAIYETHKKDLEVLKRLTRQDKSLYRKLFRGTDKDSYSAYVGSCMIHGEKLVIEKRGSTEEFYKFLKKEISKLPDCEDKIYVLSKIEAENFLPKAVSTINGIIPYQLQEQELDIILKKAEQYLPFLMEKDAYGTISEKIKQLLTFRIPFYVGPLNRHSDKSWAVHTDKEGRILPWNFNERINEEKSAEKFITRMTNKCTYLLGKDVLPKNSLLYTEYMLFNELNNVKIGKAGTYLTEEQKEKLWKELFLTTKKVTLSKFSKFLIKEGIDKEEAVEIKGLDGGFKSSLAPWIDLKNILGEDFTRDKAEEIIKAITLFSMDKKILKKYLMRIVSEPVAKQLSKLRYTGWGRFSKEFLTEITPRVTDDVQVLVDTSTGEIMNIITALKKTSLNLMEILSSTYGYSAAISEANKELVGNTVLSYETVKELTVSPAVKRPIWQTLKIIKEITHIMGAEPARIFIEMARDKQPDKGRTDSRKKQLIELYKKCKEDVRSWSNRESKDWVEEIESKSDSQLRSNKLFLYYTQMGKCMYTGKPIDLGALLKGQLYDRDHIYPQSQTKDDSLDNLVIVDNRENRDKSNTYPLSKNIRERQIGFWKLLRDKGFISKEKYFRLTRNTPFSDAEKAEFIARQLVETRQSTKAVAEILKRVLPKSIIVYVKAGLTSRFRQYGEFIKVRDLNDYHHAKDAYLNIVTGNVHYTKFTSNPIRFVKDCQIYSLNEHALYKYTVERNGVVAWAPNEEGMMPSVTRWMNKNNILVTRMSYVGQGELFDQLPLKKGKGQVSLKKEGAISDISKYGGYNSASTAYFMYVEGEDNKGKPVYVIETMPLHLAARLTTLEEKQKYCEELWMSTGGKLKNPKVLIEQIPIQSLFSVDGFRVTIAGKTGKQYGCRLAEELVLNNGYAMTLKAVLKFVNRRKMNKEALITSYDHLEESQLLALYDVFLDKLEHSCFSKRFSTQRDVLKNGRESYIALSLEDKCQILSEILHLFQCNATLSNLSLLGSSKQSGRLYMSKNLSDKDSWYIIHQSVTGFYEQHIPLAPYKKS, from the coding sequence ATGGATACGGCTAAGACGAACAAACAACCTTATTACATCGGTTTGGATATGGGAACCTCTTCTGTTGGTTGGGCGGTAACGGATGCCTCTTATAATGTTGTCAAAAAACATGGAAAGGCCTTATGGGGCGTTCGTCTTTTTGAGGAAGCACAGACGGCAGCAGATAGACGTCTTCATAGAACTGCACGTCGCAGAATACAGCGTCGTAAGCAGCGACTGGCTCTTTTACAAGAATTATTTGCAAAAGAAATTTGCAAAGTAGATCCCGGATTTTTTATAAGACTCCATGAAAGTCGATTATGGCAAGAAGATAAAAGTATAGACCAGCCGAATACTCTTTTTAATGATGAAGATTTTGATGATAAAGCATATCACAAGGCTTATCCTACAATTTATCATTTGCGTTATGCATTGATGACGGAAAATAAATCTTTTGACGTGCGTCTAGTGTATTTAGCTATTCATCATATTATTAAGCATCGTGGACACTTCCTGCTTGAAAATTATGATTTATCTAATCAAGAAACTTCCGGTTTTGATGAATCTTATATAGCTTTAACTAATGCGATTAAGGAATTATTACAAAAAGAAATTCCGGTCGGTCATGTAGAAAAAATTCAAATTATACTTAAAGATAAGAGTCTATCAAAGAGAGAAAAAACAGAGAAAATATTACAAGTTTGGGATGTAATAAAAGATAAACAACTTAAAGAAGTAGTTCAGTTAATATGTGGTGGAACCGCTAATTTAAGTACGTTATTTATGGATGAATCTTTGAAAGAAGCATTAAAAGTATTCGAAATTAAAGATAGTAAAATTAGTTTTAGTACTGCCGTTTATGAAGAAAAAGAATCGGACTTGCAAAGTGTACTGGAACAACGATTTGATTTAGTTTATGCAGCTAAAATGCTTTATGATTGGTCTTTGTTAGCCGAGCTCATGGGAGATAGAAAAACATTATCAGAAGCCAAGATTGCAATATATGAAACCCATAAAAAAGATTTAGAAGTATTAAAAAGGCTTACACGACAAGATAAATCTTTATATAGAAAGCTGTTTAGAGGAACTGATAAGGATAGTTACAGTGCTTATGTTGGTAGCTGTATGATTCATGGTGAAAAACTGGTTATTGAAAAACGTGGAAGTACGGAAGAATTTTATAAGTTTTTGAAAAAAGAAATAAGTAAACTTCCGGATTGTGAAGATAAAATATATGTATTATCAAAAATAGAAGCAGAAAATTTCTTACCGAAAGCAGTTTCCACTATTAACGGCATCATTCCGTATCAATTGCAGGAGCAGGAATTAGATATCATCTTAAAAAAAGCAGAACAGTATTTACCTTTCCTTATGGAAAAAGATGCTTATGGAACAATTAGTGAAAAAATCAAGCAATTACTTACTTTTAGAATTCCGTTCTATGTAGGACCTTTAAATAGACATTCCGATAAGAGTTGGGCAGTGCATACGGATAAGGAAGGTCGTATTTTACCGTGGAATTTTAACGAACGTATTAATGAAGAAAAAAGTGCAGAAAAATTTATTACTCGTATGACTAATAAATGTACCTATTTGCTTGGGAAAGATGTATTACCTAAGAACTCTTTGTTATATACGGAATATATGTTATTTAATGAATTAAATAATGTAAAAATTGGTAAAGCGGGTACGTATTTAACAGAAGAACAAAAAGAAAAATTATGGAAGGAACTGTTTCTTACAACGAAAAAAGTAACTCTTAGTAAATTCTCAAAGTTCTTAATTAAAGAGGGCATTGATAAAGAAGAAGCAGTAGAAATTAAAGGTTTAGATGGTGGGTTTAAGTCTTCGTTAGCACCTTGGATTGATTTAAAAAATATATTAGGAGAAGATTTTACCAGAGACAAAGCGGAAGAAATCATTAAAGCCATCACTCTTTTCAGCATGGATAAAAAGATACTTAAAAAGTATTTAATGCGTATAGTATCCGAACCTGTCGCCAAACAATTATCCAAACTTCGTTATACAGGATGGGGACGATTCTCTAAAGAATTTTTAACTGAAATTACACCTAGAGTAACCGATGATGTACAAGTGTTGGTAGATACATCTACCGGCGAAATTATGAACATTATTACTGCTTTAAAGAAGACTTCTTTAAATTTAATGGAAATTTTAAGTTCGACATATGGCTATAGCGCAGCGATTAGTGAAGCAAATAAAGAGTTAGTTGGAAATACTGTATTAAGTTATGAAACTGTAAAAGAATTGACCGTATCTCCTGCAGTAAAAAGGCCGATTTGGCAAACTTTAAAAATCATCAAAGAAATTACCCATATTATGGGAGCTGAGCCGGCTCGTATATTTATAGAAATGGCGAGAGATAAACAACCGGATAAAGGAAGGACGGACTCTAGAAAGAAGCAACTGATTGAACTATATAAGAAGTGTAAAGAGGATGTTCGTTCATGGAGCAATCGTGAGAGTAAAGACTGGGTTGAAGAAATTGAATCTAAGTCCGATTCACAACTTAGGAGCAATAAACTGTTTTTGTACTATACACAAATGGGTAAATGTATGTACACCGGAAAACCGATTGATTTAGGAGCGTTACTAAAAGGGCAGTTGTATGATAGAGACCATATTTATCCACAATCACAGACGAAAGATGACAGCTTGGATAATTTGGTTATTGTAGACAATAGGGAAAATAGAGATAAGAGTAATACCTATCCTTTAAGTAAAAATATTCGAGAAAGACAAATCGGCTTTTGGAAACTGTTACGTGATAAAGGATTTATCAGTAAAGAAAAGTACTTCCGATTAACTCGAAATACTCCTTTTAGTGATGCGGAAAAAGCAGAATTTATTGCACGTCAATTAGTGGAAACAAGACAAAGTACCAAAGCCGTAGCTGAAATATTAAAGAGAGTACTGCCGAAGAGTATTATCGTATACGTGAAAGCAGGGCTTACTTCCCGTTTCCGTCAGTATGGGGAATTTATTAAAGTAAGAGATTTGAACGATTATCATCATGCGAAAGATGCTTACTTGAATATAGTGACAGGGAATGTACACTACACCAAATTTACATCGAATCCGATACGTTTTGTAAAAGATTGTCAGATATATAGCTTAAATGAACATGCTCTTTATAAATATACGGTAGAAAGAAATGGAGTTGTAGCATGGGCACCCAATGAAGAAGGGATGATGCCAAGTGTTACGAGATGGATGAATAAAAATAATATCTTGGTAACGCGTATGTCCTATGTAGGACAAGGGGAATTGTTTGATCAATTGCCACTCAAAAAAGGGAAAGGACAAGTTTCCTTAAAGAAAGAAGGGGCTATATCAGACATCTCTAAATATGGAGGCTATAATAGTGCATCGACTGCTTACTTTATGTACGTAGAAGGAGAAGATAACAAAGGGAAGCCTGTGTATGTAATCGAAACGATGCCTCTTCACCTGGCAGCAAGACTGACTACGTTAGAAGAAAAACAAAAATATTGCGAAGAACTCTGGATGTCAACCGGTGGAAAACTCAAAAATCCTAAAGTACTTATTGAACAAATTCCAATACAATCTTTATTTAGTGTAGATGGATTTAGAGTGACTATAGCAGGAAAGACAGGAAAGCAATATGGTTGTAGATTAGCAGAAGAATTGGTTCTTAATAATGGGTATGCAATGACTTTAAAAGCGGTATTAAAATTTGTTAATCGCAGAAAGATGAATAAAGAGGCATTGATTACTTCTTATGACCATTTGGAAGAATCGCAATTACTTGCTTTATATGATGTATTCTTGGATAAATTAGAACATAGTTGTTTTAGCAAGCGGTTTTCTACACAAAGAGATGTATTAAAAAATGGTAGAGAATCTTATATAGCACTATCGTTAGAAGATAAATGTCAAATACTAAGTGAAATTTTACATTTATTCCAATGCAATGCTACATTATCTAATCTGAGTTTGCTTGGAAGTTCAAAACAATCTGGAAGATTATATATGAGTAAAAATTTATCGGACAAAGATTCTTGGTACATTATTCATCAGTCGGTAACAGGGTTCTATGAACAGCATATTCCGTTAGCCCCCTATAAGAAATCATGA
- a CDS encoding glycosyltransferase family 2 protein, which translates to MMTQGSLPLVSVIIPIYHGENYVQEAVRSILNQTYPHIELLLIDDGSPDKSGELCDEIASSDARIQVFHIPHQGVAAARNVGLDHAKGDYICFFDVDDHMYGDMIRLMVSAMEKEKADLAICNVFDEKASGLGGLLGWHIKDKNLSSETIRHRLLLGLDPQVWRKIYHASLWENLRFSEESHYEDLHINTELVLRAKKLIATDQVLYNNNHYNEQRIGLTDKPQRMVHELDAWLHAFTLAKQDKQLAIYKEYYNWQGIRSWLRCYDMLPHTLFDENDFAYTALFSSATLPITNRPVKHSANHVLWYYLATLEVLRLSVSILKKNELEYTEELRHMFQAAIQVLCINKVCKQVSEKKEKEIRTLIKEGRSYKKHLTIAQQLMLTLLEEEPAGIIEFKGKQYIKKGIPQND; encoded by the coding sequence ATGATGACACAAGGCTCTCTACCGTTGGTATCAGTTATTATCCCCATATACCATGGTGAAAATTATGTACAAGAAGCAGTTCGAAGTATTTTAAATCAAACCTATCCGCATATTGAATTATTACTGATTGATGACGGTTCCCCGGATAAGAGTGGAGAACTTTGTGACGAAATAGCTTCCTCTGATGCACGTATTCAAGTGTTCCATATTCCACATCAGGGGGTAGCCGCTGCCAGAAATGTAGGACTTGACCATGCCAAAGGCGACTATATTTGTTTCTTTGATGTCGATGATCATATGTATGGAGACATGATTCGTCTTATGGTCAGTGCCATGGAAAAAGAAAAAGCGGATCTTGCCATTTGCAATGTATTTGACGAAAAAGCAAGTGGACTTGGCGGATTATTGGGATGGCATATTAAAGATAAAAACTTATCATCAGAAACGATTCGTCATCGTTTGTTGTTAGGATTGGACCCTCAAGTTTGGAGAAAAATATATCATGCATCGTTATGGGAAAATCTTCGTTTTTCTGAAGAATCACATTATGAAGACTTGCATATTAATACCGAACTGGTTCTTCGTGCTAAAAAGTTAATTGCTACTGACCAAGTTTTATACAATAACAATCATTATAACGAACAACGTATCGGACTTACGGATAAACCGCAACGTATGGTACATGAACTCGATGCATGGCTACATGCTTTTACGCTAGCTAAACAAGATAAACAACTTGCTATCTACAAAGAGTATTATAACTGGCAGGGAATTCGAAGTTGGCTTCGTTGCTACGATATGCTTCCCCATACATTGTTTGATGAAAATGATTTTGCTTACACAGCTCTTTTTTCTTCTGCCACACTTCCTATAACTAATAGACCTGTTAAACACAGTGCCAATCATGTTTTATGGTATTATTTGGCTACACTGGAAGTATTACGCTTATCAGTATCCATCTTAAAGAAAAATGAGTTGGAATATACAGAAGAGCTTCGCCATATGTTCCAAGCCGCTATACAAGTACTTTGTATTAATAAAGTTTGCAAACAAGTATCGGAAAAGAAAGAAAAAGAAATCCGAACTCTCATTAAAGAAGGACGTTCTTATAAAAAACATTTAACTATCGCTCAACAACTGATGCTTACTTTACTGGAGGAAGAACCGGCAGGTATTATAGAGTTTAAGGGAAAACAATATATTAAAAAGGGTATTCCCCAAAACGACTGA
- a CDS encoding flavodoxin → MTTSNTLVAYFSATGTTKKIAETLALVAQADLFEIVPKKLYTKEDLDWHNLNSRSSVECNDTTARPEIATRVPNMDNYQNIFIGFPIWWYAAPRIIETFLESYNMENKFIIPFCTSGSSDIGDSAKLLEHCSKGKIVTGARLPADISKGKLVQWANMQKFYK, encoded by the coding sequence ATGACAACATCCAATACACTGGTTGCTTATTTCTCTGCTACAGGTACTACTAAGAAGATAGCTGAAACATTAGCCTTAGTTGCACAAGCGGATTTATTTGAAATTGTCCCTAAAAAATTATATACAAAAGAAGATTTAGATTGGCATAATTTGAATAGTCGCAGCTCTGTAGAATGTAACGATACAACGGCAAGACCGGAGATTGCAACCCGAGTACCCAATATGGATAACTATCAAAATATTTTTATCGGATTTCCTATCTGGTGGTATGCAGCCCCTCGCATTATCGAAACCTTTTTAGAAAGTTACAATATGGAAAATAAATTTATCATTCCATTCTGCACTTCGGGAAGCAGTGATATTGGAGACAGTGCCAAACTACTCGAGCATTGCTCAAAAGGAAAAATTGTAACCGGTGCCAGGCTTCCTGCTGATATTTCAAAGGGTAAACTGGTACAATGGGCGAATATGCAAAAATTCTATAAATAA
- a CDS encoding pyridoxamine 5'-phosphate oxidase family protein translates to MATPFSTRRFIEDPAIIKQVLDRCKIIHIGLQDTNRIYVVPTNYGYTYENGHITFYTHGATQGLKWELMQKHPNVGFEIDTGFELVDGGEVACNYSNAYASIIGSGTASLITDIEEKKRIINNIMMVQAGKSFTFTDAMVERLGIAKIEVEEFACKSGYLYEK, encoded by the coding sequence ATGGCTACTCCATTTTCTACTCGTCGCTTTATTGAAGATCCTGCAATTATTAAACAAGTGTTGGATAGATGTAAAATTATTCATATCGGATTACAAGATACCAATCGAATCTACGTAGTCCCCACCAACTATGGATATACATATGAAAATGGCCATATTACCTTTTATACACATGGTGCTACACAAGGTTTAAAATGGGAACTTATGCAAAAGCATCCAAACGTCGGATTTGAAATTGATACCGGCTTCGAACTGGTAGACGGTGGCGAAGTAGCTTGCAACTACAGTAATGCTTATGCAAGTATTATCGGTAGCGGAACCGCTTCCCTTATTACCGACATAGAAGAAAAAAAGAGAATCATTAATAACATTATGATGGTACAGGCAGGAAAATCTTTTACCTTTACAGATGCCATGGTCGAAAGACTCGGTATCGCTAAAATTGAAGTGGAAGAGTTTGCATGTAAATCCGGTTACTTATACGAAAAATAA
- a CDS encoding B3/4 domain-containing protein, with amino-acid sequence MKKFIIEEPIFRLFPDVHIGIIVFKGADNRIKAPNKYLPLLQEAEIKSQTFLTEEEFGDNPVIAIWRDALTRFKKKKGVRASIDALMKRVANGNHIGTINPFVDIYNAISLSYALPVGGEDIDTFDGDIRLTIADGTEPFITLGSNKSEPPKQGEVIYKDNSGAICRCWNWRESVRTMLTENTTHAVLCIECIDKTRIPALEEALEKLETLAAQEVGGTHQRFILNKERPEVIISD; translated from the coding sequence ATGAAAAAATTTATCATTGAAGAACCGATATTCCGCTTATTTCCTGATGTACATATCGGAATTATCGTCTTTAAAGGAGCCGATAATCGTATAAAAGCTCCTAATAAATATCTTCCACTCTTACAAGAAGCTGAAATTAAATCACAAACATTCCTCACTGAAGAAGAGTTTGGTGACAACCCGGTTATTGCCATCTGGAGAGATGCTCTCACTCGTTTCAAAAAGAAAAAAGGCGTTCGTGCCTCCATTGATGCTCTCATGAAACGTGTAGCCAACGGTAATCATATAGGGACCATTAATCCCTTTGTAGATATTTATAACGCTATTTCTTTGTCATATGCACTTCCTGTTGGAGGTGAAGATATTGATACCTTTGACGGAGATATACGTCTTACCATAGCCGATGGTACAGAACCGTTCATTACACTGGGTAGCAATAAAAGCGAACCGCCCAAACAAGGAGAAGTCATTTACAAAGACAATAGCGGTGCTATTTGCCGCTGTTGGAACTGGCGTGAATCCGTCCGTACTATGCTAACGGAAAATACAACCCATGCGGTCCTGTGTATTGAATGTATCGACAAAACAAGAATTCCCGCATTAGAAGAAGCATTAGAAAAACTGGAAACATTAGCTGCACAAGAAGTCGGAGGAACACACCAACGATTCATTTTAAATAAAGAAAGACCGGAAGTCATTATTAGTGACTAA